In one window of Dehalococcoidia bacterium DNA:
- a CDS encoding right-handed parallel beta-helix repeat-containing protein translates to MPRGGTPAQGLWMPPRVATLFVAASDALDKCRAQADYICDGVADDVQINAAMAALPAAGGRVVLSEGTFVLAESIVFPDDNIVLEGQGWCTGIIATALATGDHAIQMIGKVFCCVKNLAILGSAGTGNTVHCIFIDDGSDMFIIDGVYIAASDADGIHVEGTVTQYGVIKGCYINATDGYGIYISMDAANTSMSFKIHDNHIESAGGAGIYFGQCNGHYYHEINDNLIISCDYGVDYGVATVPTFGLMESSIINNTIVGASNDGIRLLSDSDNNSIENNYINGCGGYGINIGGPTCGENRAMNNKLIGNVTGQIQDLGVHTQLPEIFIPVPNPSSNIGAHPCEQLTDGLEVVSRFNVCIPLNFQELVTCEAVVVPGDTGNFRRSVATDWGEIASGESYNIDSGAVAEGNVAVTGTQVEGIDIAAAFVGVGALGPGDIVGVAFTRHGDDALDTVGADCYLLGIMLRYV, encoded by the coding sequence ATGCCTAGAGGAGGAACACCTGCACAGGGACTTTGGATGCCGCCGAGAGTGGCAACGCTCTTCGTGGCCGCTTCCGACGCTTTAGACAAGTGCCGGGCCCAGGCGGATTACATCTGCGACGGCGTGGCGGATGACGTGCAGATCAACGCGGCCATGGCAGCTCTGCCAGCCGCCGGAGGGCGGGTTGTACTTTCCGAGGGTACTTTCGTACTGGCTGAATCGATAGTTTTCCCTGATGATAATATAGTGCTAGAGGGCCAGGGTTGGTGCACCGGAATCATCGCCACGGCATTAGCCACAGGAGATCATGCTATACAGATGATAGGCAAGGTTTTCTGCTGCGTTAAAAACTTAGCTATACTTGGTTCTGCTGGTACCGGTAACACAGTACATTGTATATTTATCGATGACGGCAGCGATATGTTTATAATAGATGGCGTTTATATTGCGGCAAGTGATGCCGACGGTATTCACGTTGAAGGCACGGTCACACAATATGGCGTGATAAAAGGATGTTATATAAACGCAACAGATGGTTATGGTATTTATATCTCAATGGATGCTGCGAATACGAGCATGTCTTTCAAAATACATGATAACCATATTGAGAGTGCGGGAGGTGCCGGAATATACTTTGGTCAGTGTAACGGCCATTATTATCACGAAATAAATGACAACCTTATAATTAGTTGTGACTATGGAGTAGATTATGGCGTAGCCACGGTTCCGACATTTGGGTTAATGGAATCCTCCATAATTAATAATACTATAGTGGGCGCCTCGAATGATGGTATACGCCTTCTGTCCGATTCTGACAACAACTCCATCGAAAACAACTACATCAATGGTTGCGGCGGGTACGGAATCAATATCGGCGGGCCGACATGCGGCGAGAACAGGGCTATGAATAATAAGCTGATCGGCAATGTGACCGGTCAGATCCAAGACTTAGGGGTGCATACCCAGCTTCCCGAGATATTTATCCCCGTGCCCAACCCCTCCTCCAATATAGGCGCCCACCCCTGCGAACAGCTCACCGACGGCCTTGAAGTAGTAAGCCGCTTCAACGTGTGCATCCCGCTTAACTTCCAGGAGCTGGTGACCTGCGAGGCCGTGGTGGTCCCGGGAGATACCGGAAACTTCCGGCGCAGCGTGGCCACAGACTGGGGCGAGATAGCAAGCGGAGAGTCTTACAACATCGACTCCGGGGCCGTAGCCGAAGGTAACGTGGCGGTAACAGGAACTCAGGTAGAAGGCATCGATATAGCCGCGGCTTTTGTAGGCGTGGGGGCTCTTGGCCCGGGTGATATAGTGGGCGTGGCCTTTACGCGCCACGGAGACGATGCGCTGGACACAGTGGGCGCTGACTGCTATCTTTTGGGGATCATGTTGAGGTACGTGTAA